The nucleotide sequence ATATGCGCAAGCGGCTGATTCTCCTGAAACCCCTCGCCTTCATCTAGAAAAAGCTTGATTACCGTTCCCTGAATCGGCGAGATCAGGCTGCGTTTGCGCAGGGTCTCCCGCGCCATCTCGTACTCGATCCGCTCGCGCTCTTCCTGGGTAACCAGCCTTTTGTACTCCGCAACGGCAAGCTCATAATCGAGCTGCATCTTTTCCAGTTCCTCTTTGCTGACCGAGGCAGTGCTCGCGAATAATTCGCGATTGGATTCGAGGAGCCACTTCAGGGTGGCCACCCGTGCGGCAGCGGCCTCGAGTTCAGACTTGCCCTCCCAAATCAGCCGTCGGCGCTCCGTTTCAAGTTCATCGAGCTTCTTGTCCATTTCCAGGATTACCGCGCCCTTGGACACAACCGCCCCCTCTTTGACAAAAATGGCGGCAATCGTTCCCCCGGCGGTCGCGCTCAAGGTCACATCCATGACAGGTTCCGTTATACCCGGCAAAGACAGCGACTCGGCGGCCTGAACCACTGCGGCGGCGACTGGAGAAAAACATAGAACACCAGCAACATTGAACAGAAAAAAAACCTTTGCAATCAAGCTAACTGTTTTTTTCGCGACTTCCTGCTGCATCATCGGATAATTGATCATTTTACCCCTGCCTCCATCACATCGACCCCCTGATTGACCAAGAGCGAACCTTCCGCCAGTTCGAGCTGATACATTGATTTC is from Syntrophobacterales bacterium and encodes:
- a CDS encoding efflux RND transporter periplasmic adaptor subunit codes for the protein MINYPMMQQEVAKKTVSLIAKVFFLFNVAGVLCFSPVAAAVVQAAESLSLPGITEPVMDVTLSATAGGTIAAIFVKEGAVVSKGAVILEMDKKLDELETERRRLIWEGKSELEAAAARVATLKWLLESNRELFASTASVSKEELEKMQLDYELAVAEYKRLVTQEERERIEYEMARETLRKRSLISPIQGTVIKLFLDEGEGFQENQPLAHIVDTSRGLFVCNVEEWVGRSLRKGQLVDLKINAGTKTVMVKGKLVFVSPVVDPASGLLEVKAEFENQDGTVRPGVAGALLIRGR